Proteins encoded by one window of Actinocorallia herbida:
- a CDS encoding ABC transporter ATP-binding protein has product MGNLVLDRVSKSYGPRQALDELGFEVKEGEIFGFVGSNGAGKTTAMRIVLGVLAADSGEIRWDGAPLGDAVRRTIGYMPEERGLYPKMKVRDQLVYLARLRGLSAPAARAATDAWLARLGVAERAEDEVQKLSLGNQQRVQLAAALVHDPRLLVLDEPFSGLDPVAVDVMSDVLREKAAEGVPVVFSSHQLDLVERLCHRVGIVRAGRMVALGTVAELRADGTARLVVEIEGAAPGWAAAVPGFTREEDGSYTPGPGADEQALLRAALDAGRVTEFSWRRPGLTELFRETVAGDAPKGAAA; this is encoded by the coding sequence TTGGACGAGCTGGGCTTCGAGGTGAAGGAAGGAGAGATCTTCGGATTCGTCGGCAGCAACGGGGCCGGCAAGACGACGGCGATGCGGATCGTGCTCGGCGTCCTCGCCGCCGACTCCGGCGAGATCCGCTGGGACGGCGCCCCGCTCGGCGACGCGGTGCGCCGCACGATCGGCTACATGCCGGAGGAACGCGGCCTCTACCCCAAGATGAAGGTCCGCGACCAGCTCGTCTACCTCGCCCGGCTGCGGGGCCTTTCCGCGCCCGCCGCCCGCGCCGCGACCGACGCCTGGCTGGCCCGGCTCGGGGTCGCCGAGCGCGCCGAGGACGAGGTGCAGAAGCTCAGCCTCGGCAACCAGCAGCGGGTCCAGCTCGCCGCCGCGCTCGTGCACGATCCGCGCCTCCTCGTGCTGGACGAGCCGTTCTCCGGGCTCGACCCGGTGGCCGTCGACGTCATGAGCGACGTGCTGCGCGAGAAGGCCGCCGAAGGCGTCCCCGTCGTCTTCTCCAGCCACCAGCTCGACCTGGTCGAACGCCTCTGCCACCGGGTCGGGATCGTGCGCGCCGGGCGGATGGTCGCGCTCGGCACCGTCGCGGAACTGCGCGCGGACGGAACGGCCCGCCTCGTCGTCGAGATCGAGGGGGCGGCGCCCGGATGGGCCGCCGCCGTGCCCGGGTTCACCCGGGAGGAGGACGGCTCCTACACCCCGGGCCCCGGCGCCGACGAGCAGGCGCTCCTGCGGGCCGCCCTCGACGCCGGCCGCGTCACCGAGTTCTCCTGGCGCAGACCCGGGCTCACCGAGCTGTTCCGCGAGACCGTCGCCGGTGACGCCCC